The sequence below is a genomic window from Sporosarcina sp. ANT_H38.
CGAGCGTTTCTTAGGTAAACTAAAAGGGGTAGACGAGCCAGAAGAGAAACGTAAAATTATTGGCAATGAATTTATTCGTGTATTTGAAGAAGAAGCGCGTAAACTTGAAGGAATTGACTTCTTGGCACAAGGAACAATCTATCCTGATATCGTAGAATCTGGTACAAAAACGCATAAGGTTGTGAAGTCACACCATAATGTTGGAGGACTTCCAGAAGACTTGCAATTTGAATTAGTGGAGCCGTTATTCCAATTATTCAAAGATGAAGTACGTGCGTGTGGTGTTGAGTTAGGTCTTCCACATGATATGGTATACCGCCAACCATTCCCAGGACCTGGTCTAGGTGTGCGCGTTTTAGGTGAAATTGAGCCTCATCGTCTTGAAGCAGTGCGCGAATCAGATGCTATTTTACGTGAAGAATTTGCACTCGCAGGATTGGATCAGAAAGTTTGGCAATACTTCACAATCGTTCCAAACTTCAAATCTGTCGGTGTACGCAACAACGAGCGAACGTATGAATACCCGATCATTATTCGTGCCGTTAACACAGTAGATGCGATGACGGCGACAGTGGAACAAATCGAGTGGCCAATTCTTCTAAAAATCACTGACCGGATCATTAACGAAGTAAAAAATGTAAACCGCGTATGCTATGACCTGTCTCCAAAGCCGGGCGGCACAATCGAGTGGGAATAAAATAGAAAACATCGTATAAAACCGAGAATATGGCTCGGAAGTTTCTACCGGAACACCTTAAATGTTCCGACTACGATTTCATATAGAAGGGGACAACCCTTTTATATTGGATTTGTTTTGTGGAAGCATGCGAAGTAATTTCGCATGCTTCTTTTTTTCTTTTATTTCATCAGAAAGTATATGTTCTTATAAAACTATTTGTTGATCAGCAGTCACCGGGTTGTTTAATCGGTGGAAT
It includes:
- the guaA gene encoding glutamine-hydrolyzing GMP synthase; translation: MLKQDNILVLDLGSSENTTLARWIRDLGVYSEIHPHDITPQTIEGLKTVKGIILNGGKNNIVDGEAIDVLDGIYALNIPVISVGHPSTKALKTFEQWPSEKETKVLLKDFVFNTCKAEANWNMKNFIDDQLALIRKQVGDKKVLLALSGGVDSSVVAALLIKAIGKQLICVHVNHGLMRKNESEGVVQMFEKDLGGNLVYVDASERFLGKLKGVDEPEEKRKIIGNEFIRVFEEEARKLEGIDFLAQGTIYPDIVESGTKTHKVVKSHHNVGGLPEDLQFELVEPLFQLFKDEVRACGVELGLPHDMVYRQPFPGPGLGVRVLGEIEPHRLEAVRESDAILREEFALAGLDQKVWQYFTIVPNFKSVGVRNNERTYEYPIIIRAVNTVDAMTATVEQIEWPILLKITDRIINEVKNVNRVCYDLSPKPGGTIEWE